One genomic window of Kosmotoga olearia TBF 19.5.1 includes the following:
- a CDS encoding DUF6922 domain-containing protein, producing the protein MKKNLSKRCFWDVDIESLDIRKNKSFIISRILEHGTMEDIIALKSMFPIEEISEVVKNSRNISRSTAIFWANILDIPLKEVRACSKLPRFRQIL; encoded by the coding sequence ATGAAGAAAAATCTATCAAAAAGATGTTTTTGGGACGTTGATATCGAGAGTCTTGATATTAGAAAAAACAAAAGTTTTATTATATCAAGAATTCTGGAACATGGAACGATGGAGGATATTATTGCCCTGAAATCCATGTTTCCTATCGAAGAAATATCCGAAGTTGTTAAAAACTCGAGAAATATCTCGAGAAGTACAGCTATTTTCTGGGCAAATATTCTAGATATACCTCTTAAGGAGGTACGAGCTTGCTCAAAACTTCCACGCTTTCGCCAGATACTCTGA
- a CDS encoding nucleotidyl transferase AbiEii/AbiGii toxin family protein, which produces MLKTSTLSPDTLNLLKSLSNELDSFYLAGGTALAMYYQHRTSVDLDFFSEDNFDSFQLSHQLEAKGFPLEDIRLFRGTLECQINNVKVSFFEYPYRIIGNFSYFNSLKIASVLDIAAMKLSAIAGRAEKKDYYDIVEILKRNDFIVIIDAFQKKYGKEVDLYHVIKALCYFEDVENSPEPLNAKLTWNQVKAYLIKNCKTFFKLLEDYFKGE; this is translated from the coding sequence TTGCTCAAAACTTCCACGCTTTCGCCAGATACTCTGAACCTTCTGAAAAGCCTCTCAAACGAGTTAGATAGTTTCTATTTAGCGGGTGGTACAGCTCTTGCTATGTACTATCAGCATAGAACCAGTGTCGACCTTGATTTCTTCTCAGAAGACAACTTTGATAGTTTTCAGCTTTCACACCAATTAGAAGCAAAAGGATTCCCATTAGAAGACATCCGACTTTTTCGAGGTACTCTCGAATGCCAAATAAATAATGTTAAAGTAAGTTTTTTCGAGTATCCATATAGGATTATAGGTAACTTCAGTTACTTTAACTCTTTGAAAATTGCCTCTGTGCTTGATATAGCTGCAATGAAACTTTCTGCTATAGCAGGAAGAGCAGAAAAAAAAGACTACTACGATATTGTTGAAATATTGAAAAGGAACGACTTTATTGTGATTATCGATGCTTTCCAGAAAAAATACGGAAAAGAGGTAGATCTCTACCACGTAATCAAGGCACTTTGCTATTTTGAAGATGTTGAAAATTCACCTGAACCGCTTAACGCAAAACTGACGTGGAACCAGGTAAAAGCTTATTTAATTAAAAACTGTAAAACCTTTTTCAAACTTCTCGAAGATTATTTCAAAGGCGAGTAA
- a CDS encoding ABC transporter ATP-binding protein, whose translation MKSVSVTLKNISKVFKGFEGNDIRAVDDVSFNVNPGEFVTLLGPSGCGKTTTLRMIAGFETPTKGKILIGEKDVTFIPPWKRDIAMVFQSYGLFPHMSVGNNVAYGLKMRKVDKNKIKEQVSSILELVGLKGFEHRPPSSLSGGQQQSVALARALVVEPSVLLFDEPLSNLDVLLREQMRVEIRRIQKKVGITTLYVTHDRTEAMTLSDRIIVMNNGKIMQIGSPNEVYEKPNSKFVASFMGKIAFFPVEINAVEPGSIKVTIKGKELILKKGIKISENVKYVLGCRPEGLYLTAPKKGHIEGRVLTNVYLGNYVESYVETEFGEIMVKTEAGTSGGFEEGAAVSVVIKEELAKLIPDD comes from the coding sequence ATGAAGTCGGTTTCGGTTACGTTAAAGAATATTTCAAAGGTTTTTAAAGGTTTTGAAGGGAACGATATAAGGGCTGTGGACGATGTATCCTTTAATGTTAACCCTGGCGAGTTTGTTACCCTTTTAGGGCCTTCGGGCTGTGGAAAAACCACTACTTTAAGAATGATTGCCGGATTTGAGACCCCCACTAAGGGGAAAATACTAATTGGTGAAAAAGACGTCACTTTTATTCCACCATGGAAACGTGACATAGCCATGGTTTTTCAAAGTTACGGGCTTTTCCCTCACATGAGCGTTGGAAACAATGTCGCTTACGGTCTGAAAATGAGAAAAGTGGATAAAAATAAGATAAAGGAACAGGTTAGCTCTATTCTTGAATTGGTAGGATTAAAAGGCTTTGAACACAGACCACCCTCAAGCCTTTCCGGCGGTCAACAACAAAGTGTGGCTCTGGCAAGGGCGCTTGTAGTAGAGCCCTCAGTGCTTCTCTTCGATGAGCCTCTCTCCAATCTTGATGTGTTGCTTAGGGAACAAATGAGAGTCGAAATTAGAAGAATCCAGAAGAAGGTTGGAATAACCACCTTATATGTTACTCACGATAGAACAGAAGCCATGACTCTTTCTGACCGGATTATTGTTATGAATAACGGCAAGATAATGCAGATTGGTTCCCCTAATGAAGTGTATGAAAAACCAAATTCCAAATTTGTTGCCAGTTTCATGGGAAAAATAGCGTTTTTCCCTGTGGAAATCAATGCTGTTGAACCGGGGAGTATAAAGGTAACAATAAAAGGAAAAGAACTGATCTTGAAAAAGGGAATAAAGATATCTGAGAACGTAAAATACGTTTTGGGATGCCGCCCCGAAGGCCTTTATCTAACAGCTCCAAAAAAAGGACATATCGAAGGAAGAGTGCTTACAAATGTGTATCTGGGTAATTATGTAGAATCTTATGTAGAAACGGAGTTTGGCGAGATAATGGTTAAAACGGAGGCAGGAACTTCCGGAGGTTTTGAAGAGGGAGCAGCAGTATCAGTAGTCATAAAAGAGGAACTCGCGAAACTCATTCCGGATGATTGA
- a CDS encoding ABC transporter permease: MKAKILKLIVTVGLFAVLIFWVFNSIEREFVDAAKERILEISNLISSSIPEDDIQSWLEEIDANYPDIQAIYIKGLEEYGEIPEYFYQNPESADLFAKLKTMDFFDYGIESTVYEEIYFHENILKLGNNQYFVTFVPVLEPEYGMVTGSLVLLHNASKILGTIRTIWGFALLLIGVVFAVSFITSFMRDPTLGFTILIVFIIVGTFIAYPLYEAFKLTIFQNGEFSLDVWKKVLTTRNYSRALWGSIKLGMLTATTSTLVGFLFAFSLTRMKLKGKKFFATMATLPVISPPFSLTLSIILLFGNNGLITRRLLGLTSFDIYGLDGLVIVQTMGMFPIAFLVLSGVLEAIDSTLEEAAMNMRANRWKVFTTVTLPLSIPGIASSWLLVFSNSMADFANPLILSGKYKVLSVEAYLEVTGMHRLQNGAALSILLLIPTLTAFLIQRYWVNRKTYVTVTGKPSARIIEIVNRPVKIFLTTMMGLISAFLIGLYSTIVAGCFVKNWGIDYSFTLENITEALSRARDALIDTTTLAAIATPIAGILAMIVAMIIVRKKFPGKKLLQMFVLMPFAIPGTLVGISYIIAFNRPPLLLVGTGAIIVINYVIRELPVGVESGVATLKQIDPAIEEAAQSLGADSPTVFRTIVLPLIRPAFISSLSYTFVRSMTAVSAVIFLISAKWYHITILIYNFSENLRFGLASVLATTLIIIILAVFGLMRLLVKKSSYMEKTIISG, encoded by the coding sequence ATGAAGGCCAAAATTCTAAAACTGATAGTCACAGTTGGGCTTTTTGCGGTTTTGATTTTTTGGGTATTCAATAGCATAGAAAGAGAGTTTGTTGATGCAGCAAAGGAAAGAATTCTAGAAATATCCAACCTCATTTCCTCTTCGATTCCAGAAGACGATATACAGAGTTGGCTGGAAGAAATAGACGCTAATTATCCCGATATACAAGCGATTTATATTAAAGGGCTTGAAGAATATGGTGAAATACCCGAATATTTTTACCAGAATCCTGAAAGCGCTGATTTGTTCGCAAAATTGAAAACGATGGATTTTTTTGATTATGGCATAGAAAGTACCGTTTACGAGGAAATTTATTTCCATGAAAACATACTTAAACTCGGTAACAATCAGTATTTTGTTACTTTTGTTCCGGTTCTCGAGCCGGAATATGGCATGGTGACAGGTTCGTTGGTTCTGTTACACAACGCTTCGAAAATCCTTGGCACAATACGAACTATTTGGGGTTTTGCCTTGCTCTTGATAGGAGTCGTCTTTGCGGTATCTTTCATCACAAGCTTCATGAGAGACCCCACGCTGGGTTTTACCATACTCATTGTATTCATTATTGTAGGAACCTTCATAGCTTATCCGCTCTATGAAGCCTTTAAGCTGACGATTTTCCAAAACGGAGAATTCAGTCTAGACGTCTGGAAAAAAGTTCTAACCACAAGGAATTATTCCCGGGCACTCTGGGGAAGCATAAAGTTGGGGATGCTTACCGCCACAACATCAACGTTGGTAGGCTTTCTCTTTGCCTTCTCCCTCACGAGAATGAAGTTAAAGGGAAAGAAATTCTTCGCAACCATGGCCACTCTTCCAGTGATCTCCCCACCTTTCTCGCTTACGTTGTCTATCATTTTGCTTTTCGGAAACAACGGCCTAATCACGCGGAGACTGCTGGGGTTGACATCCTTTGACATATACGGACTCGATGGTCTAGTGATTGTTCAAACAATGGGTATGTTTCCGATAGCTTTTCTTGTTTTAAGTGGAGTTTTGGAAGCCATTGACTCCACGCTTGAAGAGGCAGCGATGAACATGAGGGCGAATCGGTGGAAGGTATTTACCACTGTAACTTTACCCCTTTCTATCCCGGGAATTGCCAGTTCCTGGTTGCTGGTTTTTTCAAACTCCATGGCGGATTTTGCAAATCCTTTAATCCTTTCTGGAAAGTACAAAGTGTTATCCGTTGAGGCATATCTTGAAGTTACGGGTATGCACAGATTACAAAATGGTGCCGCCCTTTCCATTCTTCTGCTCATACCAACTCTTACAGCCTTTTTGATTCAGAGGTACTGGGTAAACAGAAAGACCTATGTAACAGTCACCGGTAAGCCGAGTGCCAGGATTATTGAAATAGTCAACAGGCCGGTGAAGATCTTCCTGACAACCATGATGGGTCTTATCTCAGCTTTTCTAATTGGTCTGTACTCCACAATAGTGGCGGGATGCTTTGTCAAAAACTGGGGAATAGATTATTCCTTCACCCTGGAGAATATCACAGAAGCCTTGTCCAGGGCCAGAGATGCCCTTATAGATACCACCACGCTGGCAGCAATTGCCACACCTATTGCTGGAATTCTAGCCATGATAGTAGCAATGATAATTGTCAGGAAAAAATTCCCTGGGAAAAAGCTTTTACAAATGTTTGTTTTGATGCCCTTTGCTATTCCGGGAACACTGGTGGGTATCAGTTATATCATTGCTTTTAACAGGCCACCACTGCTGCTGGTCGGAACCGGAGCGATAATAGTAATAAATTACGTTATAAGGGAGCTGCCAGTGGGGGTGGAAAGCGGAGTGGCAACCTTGAAACAGATCGATCCGGCTATCGAAGAAGCTGCTCAAAGTCTGGGCGCGGATTCGCCAACGGTTTTCAGGACAATTGTGCTACCTTTGATAAGACCTGCATTTATCTCAAGCCTTTCATATACTTTTGTCAGATCCATGACCGCCGTGAGCGCTGTGATTTTCCTTATTTCTGCAAAATGGTATCACATCACCATTCTCATATACAACTTCTCAGAGAATTTGCGATTTGGTCTTGCAAGTGTGCTTGCAACGACTCTTATCATAATTATCCTTGCGGTGTTTGGATTGATGAGATTGCTGGTCAAAAAGAGTTCTTACATGGAAAAAACCATAATTTCGGGGTGA
- a CDS encoding ABC transporter substrate-binding protein: MRKIALILVLVISVLALSGNVVKAYTTLEEPLAKELFDLFEARTGIKVEWVRLSTGETVARLEAERENPQASIWVGGVGLGHIEAKLKGLTTPYKSPFALKIPDGYRDPEFYWVGLYIGPLAFATNNNRAKELGIEPPKGWFDIIDSQYRNMIRVANPNTSGTAYNVITTIYHLFGDNEDLTFMYLKHLDKNVNMYTKSGSAGGKDCAIGETPIAIGYLHDLIRLQKNGAPITITIPEEGTGFEIASMSLIKGGKEPVEAKKLYNWILGKEAQEIIAKWYVIPLSPEAPKDKVEVPIEAIRTVDQDFVWDAANRERLTDRWNTEIGR; the protein is encoded by the coding sequence GTGAGAAAGATTGCTCTAATTCTCGTACTCGTGATCTCAGTTCTTGCTCTGTCGGGAAATGTTGTCAAAGCCTACACAACTCTTGAGGAACCTTTAGCAAAGGAACTCTTCGATCTTTTTGAAGCACGGACCGGTATAAAGGTCGAATGGGTAAGACTTTCAACAGGTGAAACGGTTGCTAGGCTTGAAGCAGAAAGGGAAAATCCGCAGGCGTCCATTTGGGTCGGTGGAGTGGGTCTGGGACATATTGAAGCAAAATTGAAAGGCCTTACAACTCCTTATAAATCGCCGTTTGCGCTCAAAATTCCTGACGGTTACCGTGATCCTGAATTTTATTGGGTTGGTCTTTATATCGGCCCTCTAGCCTTTGCGACCAACAATAACAGAGCTAAAGAACTTGGAATAGAGCCACCAAAGGGTTGGTTTGATATCATTGACTCTCAGTACAGAAATATGATAAGGGTGGCCAATCCTAATACTTCAGGTACTGCGTACAACGTAATCACCACTATATACCATCTTTTCGGTGATAATGAAGATTTGACTTTTATGTACCTCAAACATTTGGACAAGAACGTCAATATGTACACTAAATCGGGGTCTGCTGGTGGTAAAGACTGTGCAATTGGTGAAACTCCAATCGCTATTGGTTATCTCCACGACTTAATAAGACTTCAGAAGAACGGCGCACCTATAACAATTACCATTCCTGAGGAAGGAACAGGATTTGAAATTGCTTCCATGTCTCTCATTAAGGGTGGTAAGGAACCCGTGGAAGCAAAGAAGCTTTACAACTGGATTTTGGGAAAAGAAGCTCAGGAAATTATTGCAAAGTGGTATGTAATACCTCTTTCACCTGAAGCTCCCAAAGACAAAGTGGAAGTACCTATTGAAGCAATTAGAACCGTTGATCAGGACTTTGTATGGGACGCTGCAAACAGAGAAAGGCTAACTGATAGGTGGAACACCGAAATAGGTAGATGA
- a CDS encoding BadF/BadG/BcrA/BcrD ATPase family protein: MKFLGVDGGGTHLRATLLENHTEKKFLIKEGVNLTSKPKEQIKNVFSQLFKLTGPVNGMILSFSGAETQERRFILKSVVEEVYRCENLEILTDIKATLLTCYNGEPTVVVIAGTGSVVLGIDAKGNTKRSGGWGHLFDDEGSAFWISLRILQEFFKYNDNLRDYDPIFSRILNFYEVQRFEDLTNLQSRSDFKEHISAFTREIFNTPSPLVSSIIEEGVSILGKRCTLVLKTVGSNRLFVHGGMFNVPQYLEQFKKHLPENIEINKVENIDTAMAYRAKKQFEQQ; encoded by the coding sequence GTGAAATTTCTTGGTGTTGACGGTGGTGGAACGCATTTGCGAGCAACTCTTCTTGAAAACCATACCGAAAAGAAATTTCTAATAAAAGAAGGCGTGAACCTAACCAGCAAACCAAAAGAACAAATAAAGAATGTCTTTTCACAACTTTTTAAACTTACCGGACCAGTGAACGGGATGATACTCTCGTTCTCCGGTGCAGAAACGCAAGAAAGGCGTTTCATTCTCAAATCTGTTGTGGAAGAAGTGTACCGCTGCGAAAACCTGGAAATTCTAACTGATATAAAAGCGACACTTCTAACCTGTTATAACGGGGAACCCACAGTTGTAGTAATCGCTGGTACTGGTTCTGTGGTTCTGGGAATAGACGCAAAGGGGAACACAAAACGTTCCGGAGGCTGGGGCCACCTTTTTGATGATGAAGGAAGTGCTTTCTGGATTTCCTTGAGAATTTTGCAAGAGTTCTTCAAATACAATGACAACCTGAGGGATTATGACCCTATCTTCAGCAGGATTCTGAACTTTTATGAAGTGCAGAGGTTCGAGGATCTAACAAACCTTCAAAGCAGATCGGATTTCAAAGAACACATCTCTGCTTTCACGCGTGAAATTTTCAATACTCCTTCCCCACTTGTCAGCAGCATAATAGAAGAGGGCGTTAGCATTCTTGGAAAAAGATGTACCCTGGTATTAAAAACAGTTGGTTCAAATCGCTTATTTGTGCATGGAGGAATGTTCAATGTGCCGCAGTATCTTGAGCAGTTCAAAAAACATCTCCCTGAAAATATCGAGATAAATAAAGTCGAAAACATAGATACTGCCATGGCGTATCGTGCAAAAAAACAGTTTGAACAACAGTGA
- a CDS encoding GntR family transcriptional regulator, producing MREAPVPLHYQIYLKLRENIENGIYKRGDQLPTEKEICEMFNVSRTTVRRALEELKREGIIERIKGKGTFITLDKKEEQLSNLTGFSEEAKLMGMKAHSKVITNKLTRIPLEAKEVFDMPGEGMVVLLKRIRFLDNEPYAIEWAYLNPNADIRVLNILEHNMEKESLYGILKDEFGISLSHAEEIMELIKIDGENARYLNQDDGECAILRRRYTYTSDGKCIEYVLSIYRGDKYKFKVVRRT from the coding sequence ATGAGGGAAGCACCTGTACCTCTTCATTATCAAATTTACCTTAAATTGAGAGAGAACATCGAAAACGGTATCTACAAAAGAGGGGATCAACTCCCCACAGAGAAAGAAATCTGTGAAATGTTCAATGTAAGTCGAACAACCGTTAGACGCGCGCTTGAGGAACTCAAGAGGGAAGGAATTATCGAGAGGATCAAAGGCAAAGGAACGTTTATAACTCTCGACAAAAAGGAAGAACAGCTTAGCAATCTTACCGGTTTTTCAGAAGAAGCAAAGCTAATGGGGATGAAAGCTCACTCCAAAGTAATCACGAATAAACTAACTCGAATCCCTCTTGAAGCAAAAGAAGTATTCGATATGCCGGGCGAAGGAATGGTGGTTCTGTTAAAAAGAATCAGATTTCTAGATAACGAACCATATGCTATTGAATGGGCTTACCTCAATCCAAATGCGGATATCAGGGTGCTAAACATTCTGGAACACAACATGGAAAAAGAATCCCTGTATGGAATTCTGAAAGATGAATTTGGTATCTCCCTTTCGCATGCTGAAGAAATCATGGAACTTATCAAAATCGATGGAGAAAACGCAAGATATCTAAACCAGGATGATGGAGAATGCGCTATATTACGAAGAAGATACACCTACACCTCAGACGGTAAATGTATCGAGTATGTTCTGTCAATATACAGAGGAGACAAATACAAATTCAAGGTGGTACGCCGAACGTGA
- the murQ gene encoding N-acetylmuramic acid 6-phosphate etherase, whose protein sequence is MLEKVETELPNPKTSNFDNMSIVEILRIINQEDATVPLTIAENLEKIAVVIEMCVKAIKNGGRIIYGGAGTSGRIAIIDAVETVPTFGVPEGLFLPIMAGGEEAFLRSLEAIEDSEKQGEIDLKKHDVYSKDLVIGLTASGRTPYVKGMLLEAKRIGCHTVLISNVANPALENIADISVTIRTGPEIIAGSTRMKAGTAQKMVLNMISTVTMIKLGKTYKNYMIDVKILNEKLKARAARMISEITGIDRDESLKYLKLADNSPKLAALMILSNKSKEECMNALSKRETLSEALELLRSDKK, encoded by the coding sequence ATGCTTGAAAAAGTTGAAACAGAATTACCAAACCCAAAAACCTCAAACTTCGACAATATGTCAATTGTTGAGATTTTAAGGATCATAAATCAGGAAGATGCAACTGTTCCCCTGACGATTGCTGAGAATCTCGAAAAGATTGCCGTAGTTATTGAAATGTGCGTTAAAGCTATTAAAAATGGTGGTCGAATAATCTATGGAGGCGCGGGAACCAGTGGCCGAATCGCTATAATAGATGCTGTTGAAACCGTTCCCACTTTTGGTGTTCCAGAAGGATTGTTTTTACCCATTATGGCTGGTGGGGAAGAAGCCTTTCTCAGATCTCTCGAAGCTATTGAAGATAGTGAAAAACAAGGTGAAATTGATCTCAAAAAGCACGACGTATATTCAAAAGATCTGGTGATTGGCTTAACTGCAAGTGGTAGAACCCCCTATGTGAAGGGAATGCTTCTTGAAGCGAAAAGAATTGGCTGTCACACCGTGTTGATTTCTAATGTTGCCAATCCCGCACTAGAGAATATAGCAGACATCTCTGTAACCATTCGAACCGGTCCAGAAATAATCGCTGGAAGCACCAGAATGAAAGCTGGAACAGCACAAAAGATGGTCCTCAATATGATCAGTACAGTAACCATGATCAAACTCGGAAAAACCTATAAAAACTATATGATTGACGTAAAAATACTCAACGAAAAGCTCAAGGCAAGAGCTGCAAGAATGATCTCGGAAATCACGGGAATAGATCGGGACGAGAGCCTGAAATATCTTAAATTGGCTGATAACAGTCCCAAATTGGCCGCTCTTATGATCCTTTCTAACAAAAGCAAAGAAGAATGTATGAACGCACTTTCAAAAAGAGAAACTCTAAGTGAAGCTCTGGAATTGTTGAGGAGTGATAAAAAATGA
- the nagZ gene encoding beta-N-acetylhexosaminidase has protein sequence MTLEEKVGKLFMIGLPGKSMDAETVKILERVNPGSIILFSRNIENPSQVKDFIDECKRVLGYKPLIAIDQEGGIVTRLTKGFAISPGAMAIAATGNSENAFIAASILAKEMRAVGIDWDLAPVVDINNNPNNPGIGVRSFSSDVNTVVEFGRKFTKGLQENGIIACLKHFPGKGRVSVDAHIDMPVLDVSYDELKKFELIPFKKIEALSWMPSHIYIPALQHTKIPATLSEEILTELVRKKLHYKGVLIADDLLMGGITNYFPVEEATLKAFAAGMDILTVCHNDDIQIAVKNYLVKQIEKEPKLQKRLEESLSKIEAMKKLINKAPKIEIKLVGSDEHINEMQHISDEAITLLKNKDNLIPLQHVDNVFTVVLSRLVQVEDEKEGIPWISQEIAKYTNAEFYTFDLKIKPDQINKYIKKAVGKVNVIFTENAHLFPGQRALAEEISKVGKTLIVALRNPYDCFIEGVENAIASYGYTPELQKSLFKVLTGKIKAKGKLPVVNR, from the coding sequence ATGACTCTTGAAGAAAAAGTAGGCAAACTATTTATGATTGGACTCCCGGGTAAAAGTATGGACGCTGAAACGGTGAAAATACTCGAAAGAGTGAACCCAGGCTCGATTATCCTTTTTTCCCGCAACATTGAAAACCCTTCACAGGTTAAAGACTTCATCGATGAATGTAAACGAGTTTTAGGATACAAACCTCTGATAGCGATAGATCAGGAAGGCGGAATAGTTACACGCCTCACAAAGGGGTTCGCCATATCACCGGGTGCCATGGCGATAGCAGCAACGGGTAATTCTGAGAATGCCTTTATAGCAGCAAGCATACTTGCAAAAGAAATGCGCGCGGTAGGAATTGATTGGGATCTTGCTCCTGTAGTAGATATAAACAACAATCCTAACAATCCGGGCATAGGAGTACGAAGTTTTTCAAGCGATGTAAATACTGTTGTTGAATTCGGCAGAAAATTCACCAAAGGGCTTCAAGAAAATGGGATAATAGCATGTCTGAAACATTTTCCGGGTAAAGGGCGCGTTTCCGTTGATGCCCATATAGATATGCCGGTTTTAGATGTGTCTTATGATGAACTAAAAAAATTCGAACTTATTCCTTTTAAAAAAATTGAAGCACTTAGCTGGATGCCGAGCCACATATATATTCCTGCTTTGCAGCATACGAAAATACCCGCAACCCTTTCCGAAGAGATCTTAACGGAGCTTGTGAGAAAAAAACTGCATTACAAAGGAGTTTTGATTGCCGATGATCTGCTCATGGGTGGAATAACAAATTATTTTCCCGTCGAAGAAGCTACTTTGAAAGCCTTTGCCGCTGGCATGGATATACTTACTGTATGTCATAACGATGACATACAAATAGCCGTTAAAAACTACCTGGTCAAGCAGATCGAAAAAGAGCCTAAACTCCAAAAACGCCTTGAAGAGTCGTTGAGCAAAATTGAAGCGATGAAAAAACTAATCAACAAAGCCCCAAAAATTGAAATTAAACTGGTTGGTAGCGATGAGCACATTAATGAGATGCAACACATAAGCGATGAAGCGATAACGCTCTTAAAAAACAAGGACAATCTTATTCCTCTTCAGCACGTTGACAATGTTTTTACGGTCGTTCTTTCACGTTTAGTGCAAGTTGAAGATGAAAAAGAGGGAATTCCCTGGATATCACAGGAAATAGCTAAATACACAAACGCAGAATTTTATACCTTTGACTTAAAAATAAAACCTGATCAAATCAACAAGTACATCAAAAAAGCCGTAGGAAAGGTAAACGTTATATTCACTGAAAACGCTCATCTCTTTCCAGGGCAGAGAGCCCTGGCAGAAGAGATATCGAAAGTGGGGAAAACACTCATTGTTGCTTTACGAAATCCATACGATTGCTTTATAGAAGGAGTTGAAAACGCGATAGCTTCATATGGTTATACTCCTGAGCTCCAAAAAAGTCTTTTCAAAGTTCTGACCGGTAAGATCAAAGCAAAAGGGAAATTACCTGTTGTGAATCGGTAA
- a CDS encoding DUF1343 domain-containing protein codes for MILQGIDVLEKNEFRPLRRRKVGLITNYSFVTKDMRQGLDVLIQNNINVVKIFTPEHGLYGLPDGETFNDTLHPKYKIPVISLYGKKKKPESNDLEDIDILVYDIQDVGLRYYTFIYTLAYTLEAASENGIDYLVLDRINPLGRKVYGPRIPDKLSSFVGDYLLPTRYGLTPGELAQYFLRLKKLDLELKVIPLEGWGGEGFNQTDLLWNVPSPALPTYEATLCYAGICFLEATNVSEGRGTPKPFQYIGAPWVDNDELYEFLKDMFPNLILRKREFIPRFGKYAQQLCFGVEFFPKFEDNFFEVSISLLHYLSKYPEMKIDKHISRLMGDELALEIATGKTDVNVWRKSAEEFIDTVSDLLIYGGNLYYDS; via the coding sequence ATGATCCTTCAGGGTATTGATGTATTAGAGAAGAACGAATTTAGGCCTTTAAGAAGAAGGAAGGTTGGACTGATCACTAATTATTCCTTTGTTACCAAAGATATGCGTCAGGGACTGGATGTTTTAATCCAAAATAACATAAATGTGGTTAAGATATTCACGCCGGAACATGGATTATATGGGCTTCCTGACGGTGAAACGTTCAATGATACACTTCATCCTAAATACAAAATCCCGGTTATAAGTCTTTATGGAAAGAAGAAAAAACCTGAGTCCAATGATCTGGAAGACATCGATATACTTGTTTATGACATACAGGATGTTGGACTCAGATATTATACGTTTATCTATACCCTAGCATATACGCTGGAAGCAGCAAGCGAAAATGGTATTGATTATCTTGTTCTTGACAGGATAAATCCACTGGGGAGAAAAGTCTATGGTCCAAGAATCCCCGACAAACTTTCCAGTTTCGTCGGTGATTATTTACTCCCAACGAGGTATGGTTTAACTCCAGGAGAACTTGCACAATACTTTTTAAGGCTGAAAAAACTCGATCTTGAATTAAAAGTAATACCTCTTGAAGGTTGGGGCGGTGAAGGGTTTAATCAAACCGATTTATTATGGAATGTACCATCTCCTGCCCTTCCAACATACGAGGCTACCTTATGTTATGCCGGAATTTGCTTTCTTGAAGCAACAAACGTTAGCGAAGGGCGAGGAACACCAAAACCTTTTCAGTATATCGGAGCCCCCTGGGTTGATAACGACGAACTGTATGAATTTCTCAAGGATATGTTCCCGAATCTTATCCTAAGAAAGCGTGAGTTCATCCCGAGATTTGGTAAGTACGCCCAACAATTGTGTTTTGGCGTTGAGTTTTTCCCAAAATTTGAAGATAATTTCTTTGAAGTTTCGATTTCACTTTTACACTACCTCTCAAAATACCCTGAAATGAAAATCGATAAGCATATCTCACGATTAATGGGAGACGAATTGGCATTAGAAATAGCTACGGGAAAAACTGATGTCAACGTCTGGCGTAAATCAGCTGAAGAGTTTATAGATACCGTTTCCGATCTATTGATATACGGAGGGAATTTATATTATGACTCTTGA